From Gossypium raimondii isolate GPD5lz chromosome 11, ASM2569854v1, whole genome shotgun sequence:
CACTGTTATAGTTTCCTTGTTCTTTCGGATGAATAACTTATAAAGGCATAAGTTGATGTGATCGTGGGTCACATTTGATCTTAATATTAACATTTGGAAGAAGTTGGTTTTCCCTTTTTGCTTGAATCTTGTCTTCTATTCGAAGACCGGTtttgattttgtcaaaataatCTCAATGGTACAAAAAATTCCACATGTAAGCGGAGTTAAAATCTTCATAATTTGGGTCAACTCCTCTAGACAGTCTGCTTAACCCAGGGTAGTCAATGGAACTTTATGGTATTCAGGAGGTTAATAGACATCCTTACCTTTTTTGTCGCATTACTTCTATTACTGTCATCTTTTTCAGATTCCAACTTTTTTGGAATGTTTTTTAGGGAGGGGACTTGAGATATTGCCAAAAGTGTTCTCATTTTAAACCTCCTCGTGCACATCATTGTCGTGTTTGCAAGATATGCGTTTTGAGAATGGTACGTGCAATCTATGTCATCATTCATGCATGCCTTAATTGTCATCGATACTAAATGTGCTCTTCTTGATTCACAAGGATCACCATTGCACTTGGATAAATAATTGCGTCGGCCATGCCAACTACAAGGTCTTCTTCATCTTTGTCGTATATGCAGTAATTGCTTGCATCTATTCTCTGGTATGTTATATCATAGTAACATATTGATATGTTTAGTCTCCTTGCACATAAGTACCACTTTTTCCTTTGGATTGGCCTCCGGCATGGTGTATGGTTTTACCGGGGCCACCCCAGCCGGATTCCGGTAAAGTCTTTCAGTCCTTTTTCTCATATATTTTTCTACTAAATGTCAGGTTTTACTCGTGGGTAGTCTAACTAATGATTCCCAAAACGACAAGCAGCAAAGTGCAGACTCTTTCAGAATCTTATACGTAATTTCAATGATACCACGTTTCTAAAGCTAGAACTTGTCATACTTATGGTATGCTAATGGCTTAGTATTTTTCAGGTTATTTCCGGATTGTTGCTTGTTCCCTTGAGTATGGCCTTAAGTGGTCTTTTAGGTTGGCATATCTACCTCATTTTGCAAAATAAGACAACAATTGAGGTAATGAGGATTATTGTTTCttgtattttgtttatttctaatCATATTTCCCACTTGGAATGATTGTTTTACTTCCTTCGGTTTTCGTTTTTAAAAAACCGGCAGTATCATGAAGGGGTGAGAGCCACATGGCTTGAAGAGAGAGCAGGGAACGCCTATAAGCATCCATATGATCTCGGTGCCTACGATAATCTAACAACGGTAATAACTAGTAACGAACCTGCTCTCTAACCTTTCTCTGTACTGAGGCATGTAAATGCTGCAATGGTGGCTTTTACAAAACTATAGTAATAGgccattttcatctttttcatatGTTCCCCATCTTATTGTTTCAGGTATTGGGTTCAAATATCATTTGCTGGATATGCCCTACATCAAAGCACATAGGTAATGGTCTCCGTTTCCGAACGGCCTATGATGGCTTACCAGTTACATCAACATCAAAATGAAGTTTGCGTGTTACTTGTGGTAACATGAGGGCTTCAAATGTCCCCAGTTTTCAAGTTGTAGCCTATAATACCGTCACCTCCTGGTAGTCCAGGACAAAGAAGCCCTGGTGGCGCCAGCAAGTGATAATGGAGGAGGATCTGAAAAAGGACCTAAAGCAAGGC
This genomic window contains:
- the LOC105761836 gene encoding probable protein S-acyltransferase 16 isoform X2, with the protein product MTRGFSFSLPVMVVVSAIAFVYFCTVFVFIDRWFGLMTSPGIMNAVAYTGVAVMCVLNYVFAIFMDPGRVPSTFLPDIEDSKVPIHEIKRKGGDLRYCQKCSHFKPPRAHHCRVCKICVLRMDHHCTWINNCVGHANYKVLLVGSLTNDSQNDKQQSADSFRILYVISGLLLVPLSMALSGLLGWHIYLILQNKTTIEYHEGVRATWLEERAGNAYKHPYDLGAYDNLTTVLGSNIICWICPTSKHIGNGLRFRTAYDGLPVTSTSK
- the LOC105761836 gene encoding probable protein S-acyltransferase 16 isoform X1 — encoded protein: MTRGFSFSLPVMVVVSAIAFVYFCTVFVFIDRWFGLMTSPGIMNAVAYTGVAVMCVLNYVFAIFMDPGRVPSTFLPDIEDSKVPIHEIKRKGGDLRYCQKCSHFKPPRAHHCRVCKICVLRMDHHCTWINNCVGHANYKVFFIFVVYAVIACIYSLVLLVGSLTNDSQNDKQQSADSFRILYVISGLLLVPLSMALSGLLGWHIYLILQNKTTIEYHEGVRATWLEERAGNAYKHPYDLGAYDNLTTVLGSNIICWICPTSKHIGNGLRFRTAYDGLPVTSTSK